TCTGCAAGAACAACAGTACAAGCGTCTGTCATGTGTACAGTCTGAACTTCTCAAGGCCAATGGGCAATGGCGCCTCATTACATGCATAACTCGTGTAGAGATTGGAATAAAACCTCCTCTTAAAAAAATGGCGTCTCATTGCATGGTGATTGCTCACTGAAAATCCTTGCGGTTGCGGCTAACCAACAGATCGGGGAGATGGCGGAGAGTCACACATGATGCATTCCGTCCATGATATATATGCCGGGCCATGTCCATGGCTGCCTCTAACCTGCTGGTAGCCTGGTACTAAGTAGGACCTTGATCGGCACCTCTGGGCATGGACGTGACCTTCGTGTGCTCAGGCGAGGAGGCCTTCAAGATGGAGGTGGGCTACTTCGACACCGTGCAGGACGTCAAGGAGAAGCTCCAGAGCTGCCGAGGCTGGCCCGCGGCCGCCACGACGCTCCTCCACAACGGCGCCGTGCTCGAGGACGTCGACGGCGGCGGCATCGAGCGGCACGGCATCGTGGAGGGCTCCGTCATCCACGTTGCCCTCCTCGACGGCCAGCACCTGCAGCAACCGCATGACAAGAGGACGGAGAAGAGGCGTGGCGAGGGACCGGTGCCGCCGCTGCGGGTGATCGTCGTGTCGGGGTGCGCCGAGGGACGCGTGGAGATGGCCGTGGGCGCGCGCGCCGCGGTGTCGGTGCTGCGGGCGGAGCTGGAGCGCGCGCGCGGGG
This portion of the Zea mays cultivar B73 chromosome 2, Zm-B73-REFERENCE-NAM-5.0, whole genome shotgun sequence genome encodes:
- the LOC103647529 gene encoding uncharacterized protein; this encodes MDVTFVCSGEEAFKMEVGYFDTVQDVKEKLQSCRGWPAAATTLLHNGAVLEDVDGGGIERHGIVEGSVIHVALLDGQHLQQPHDKRTEKRRGEGPVPPLRVIVVSGCAEGRVEMAVGARAAVSVLRAELERARGAGARFPLPRDGAYFFIHEQSVMDESRSFEWHGVAAGDEIVVFNGSVVRNPA